A genomic window from Cucumis melo cultivar AY chromosome 8, USDA_Cmelo_AY_1.0, whole genome shotgun sequence includes:
- the LOC103499529 gene encoding magnesium-chelatase subunit ChlH, chloroplastic: protein MVSLVSSPFLAASKSELQLFSFSQKHFFLHSLIPKKTHIAISSKTSIKVKCAAIGNGLFTQTSPEVRRVVPDNTNGLPTVKIVYVVLEAQYQSSLTAAVQALNSNEIHANFEVVGYLVEELRDESTYKTFCKDLEDANVFIGSLIFVEELALKVKAAVEKERDRLDAVLVFPSMPEVMRLNKLGSFSMSQLGQSKSPFFQLFKKKKQSAGFADSMLKLVRTLPKVLKYLPSDKAQDARLYILSLQFWLGGSPDNLQNFLKMISGSYVPALKGVKIEYSDPVLYLDSGIWHPLAPCMYDDVKEYLNWYGTRKDANEKLKDRNAPVIGLILQRSHIVTGDESHYVAVIMELEARGAKVIPIFAGGLDFSGPVERYLVDPVTKKPFVHSVVSLTGFALVGGPARQDHPRAVEALTKLDVPYIVALPLVFQTTEEWLNSTLGLHPIQVALQVALPELDGGMEPIVFSGRDPRTGKSHALHKRVEQLCTRAIKWAELKRKSKAEKKLAITVFSFPPDKGNVGTAAYLNVFSSIFSVLKDLKKDGYNVEGLPETSEALIEDVIHDKEAQFNSPNLNIAYKMNVREYQQLTPYSTALEENWGKPPGNLNSDGENLLVYGKQYGNVFIGVQPTFGYEGDPMRLLFSKSASPHHGFAAYYSYVENIFKADAVLHFGTHGSLEFMPGKQVGMSDVCYPDSLIGNIPNVYYYAANNPSEATVAKRRSYANTISYLTPPAENAGLYKGLKQLSELISSYQSLKDTGRGAQIVSSIVSTARQCNLDKDVELPEEGEEIPAKNRDLVVGRVYSKIMEIESRLLPCGLHVIGEPPSAMEAVATLVNIAALDRPEDNISSLPSILANTVGRNIEDVYRGNDKGILKDVELLRQITEASRGAISAFVERSTNSKGQVVDVGDKLTSILGFGINEPWVQYLSNTKFYRADREKLRKLFEFLAECLKLVVTDNELGSLKQALEGKYVEPGPGGDPIRNPKVLPTGKNIHALDPQAIPTTAAMQSAKIVVDRLIERQKVENGGKYPETIALVLWGTDNIKTYGESLAQVLWMVGVMPVADTFGRVNRVEPVSLEELGRPRIDVVVNCSGVFRDLFINQMNLLDRAVKMVAELDEPEEQNFVRKHAMEQAQALGIGVREAATRVFSNASGSYSSNINLAVENSSWNDEKQLQDMYLSRKSFAFDCDAPGAGMMEKRKVFEMALSTADATFQNLDSSEISLTDVSHYFDSDPTNLVQGLRKDGKKPNAYIADTTTANAQVRTLAETVRLDARTKLLNPKWYEGMMSSGYEGVREIEKRLTNTVGWSATSGQVDNWVYEEANTTFIQDEEMLNRLMKTNPNSFRKLVQTFLEANGRGYWETSEENIEKLRQLYSEVEDKIEGIDR, encoded by the exons ATGGTGTCCTTGGTGTCATCGCCATTTTTAGCGGCTTCAAAATCTGAGCTTCAGTTATTTTCGTTCTCCCAGAAACATTTCTTTCTTCATTCCCTCATTCCCAAAAAAACCCATATCGCCATTTCTTCTAAAACCTCCATTAAAGTGAAATGTGCCGCAATTGGCAATGGCCTTTTCACTCAAACCAGTCCCGAAGTTCGTCGTGTCGTTCCTGATAACACCAACGGCCTTCCGACGGTCAAAATCGTCTATGTTGTTCTTGAAGCTCAGTACCAGTCATCACTCACAGCCGCCGTACAAGCTCTTAACAGCAACGAAATTCACGCCAATTTCGAAGTTGTGGGTTATTTAGTTGAAGAGCTTCGTGATGAATCGACTTACAAAACTTTCTGTAAAGACTTGGAAGATGCTAATGTGTTCATTGGGTCTTTGATTTTCGTTGAGGAGCTTGCTTTGAAAGTGAAAGCTGCTGTTGAGAAGGAAAGGGATCGACTCGACGCCGTTTTGGTGTTCCCTTCAATGCCTGAAGTGATGAGATTAAACAAACTTGGGTCATTCAGTATGTCACAATTGGGACAATCTAAGAGTCCATTCTTTCAGTTGttcaagaagaagaaacaatCTGCTGGTTTTGCTGATAGTATGCTAAAGCTTGTGAGAACATTGCCTAAGGTATTGAAGTATTTGCCTAGTGATAAGGCTCAAGATGCTAGACTTTATATTTTGAGTTTGCAGTTTTGGCTTGGTGGGTCACCTGATAATCTTCaaaatttcttgaaaatgaTATCTGGGTCTTATGTTCCTGCTTTGAAAGGGGTTAAGATTGAGTATTCTGACCCTGTTTTGTATTTGGACTCTGGGATTTGGCATCCTTTGGCTCCTTGTATGTATGATGATGTGAAGGAGTATTTGAATTGGTATGGAACAAGAAAAGATGCTAATGAGAAGTTGAAGGATCGTAATGCTCCTGTTATTGGGCTCATTTTGCAGAGGAGTCATATTGTTACTGGTGATGAGAGTCATTATGTGGCAGTGATTATGGAGTTGGAGGCTAGAGGGGCTAAAGTGATTCCCATTTTTGCTGGTGGGCTTGATTTTTCAGGACCCGTCGAGAGGTATCTTGTTGATCCGGTGACAAAGAAACCATTTGTGCATTCGGTTGTGTCGCTTACTGGCTTTGCTCTTGTCGGAGGGCCAGCTAGACAGGACCATCCAAGGGCTGTTGAAGCACTCACTAAGCTTGATGTTCCTTACATTGTTGCATTACCTTTGGTGTTTCAAACTACTGAGGAATGGCTTAATAGTACCCTGGGTTTGCACCCTATTCAGGTGGCGCTTCAGGTGGCTCTACCCGAGCTTGATGGTGGCATGGAGCCTATAGTTTTCTCGGGTCGAGATCCTCGAACAG GGAAATCTCATGCACTTCACAAAAGGGTGGAACAGCTCTGCACCAGGGCAATCAAATGGGCTGAACTGAAGAGAAAATCTAAG GCTGAGAAGAAGTTGGCTATAACTGTCTTTAGTTTCCCTCCTGATAAGGGGAACGTTGGTACTGCTGCATATTTGAATGTCTTCTCATCCATCTTCTCTGTCTTAAAAGACCTCAAGAAGGATGGATATAACGTCGAAGGCCTTCCTGAAACTTCTGAAGCTTTGATTGAAGATGTTATTCATGACAAAGAGGCACAATTCAACAGTCCGAATCTCAACATTGCTTATAAAATGAATGTTCGTGAATACCAACAATTAACACCTTACTCCACAGCATTGGAAGAGAATTGGGGAAAACCTCCTGGCAATTTGAACTCTGATGGAGAGAATTTGCTGGTATATGGAAAGCAATATGGAAACGTCTTCATCGGTGTTCAACCGACATTTGGATATGAGGGTGATCCGATGAGACTTCTCTTCTCTAAATCTGCTAGCCCCCATCATGGTTTTGCCGCATATTACTCTTATGTTGAAAATATCTTTAAGGCTGATGCAGTTCTTCACTTTGGAACTCATGGTTCGCTTGAATTTATGCCCGGAAAGCAAGTTGGAATGAGTGATGTTTGTTATCCTGATAgtttgattggaaacattccgAATGTCTACTATTATGCAGCTAACAACCCATCTGAAGCTACCGTTGCTAAACGTCGTAGCTATGCTAATACCATAAGCTATTTGACACCTCCAGCAGAGAATGCAGGGCTTTACAAGGGCCTTAAGCAGTTGAGCGAGCTTATTTCCTCATACCAATCGCTTAAAGATACAGGTCGTGGGGCACAGATTGTTAGCTCGATTGTCAGTACTGCTAGACAATGTAATCTCGATAAGGATGTTGAACTACCTGAGGAGGGAGAGGAAATCCCAGCAAAAAACCGCGACCTTGTTGTCGGAAGGGTATATTCAAAGATCATGGAGATTGAATCCCGCCTTTTGCCTTGTGGACTTCATGTCATTGGTGAACCACCATCCGCAATGGAGGCCGTAGCAACGTTGGTTAACATTGCTGCACTCGACCGTCCTGAAGATAACATTTCATCTCTTCCTTCGATACTAGCGAACACAGTTGGTAGAAACATAGAAGATGTGTACCGAGGGAATGACAAAGGAATACTGAAGGATGTTGAGCTTCTTCGGCAAATTACGGAGGCATCACGTGGGGCCATTTCTGCCTTTGTGGAAAGATCAACTAACAGTAAGGGTCAAGTCGTCGATGTTGGTGATAAGCTCACTTCAATCTTAGGATTCGGCATAAATGAACCATGGGTTCAGTACTTGTCAAACACCAAATTTTACAGGGCAGACAGGGAGAAGCTTAGGAAACTATTTGAGTTCTTAGCCGAGTGTTTGAAGCTTGTTGTTACCGATAACGAATTGGGGAGTTTGAAACAGGCTTTGGAGGGAAAATACGTCGAGCCAGGCCCTGGGGGTGACCCGATCAGAAATCCAAAGGTTTTACCAACAGGAAAGAACATCCATGCCCTTGATCCACAAGCAATTCCCACAACAGCAGCAATGCAAAGTGCAAAAATTGTGGTGGATAGGTTGATAGAGAGGCAAAAGGTTGAGAATGGAGGAAAATATCCTGAGACAATTGCCCTTGTATTGTGGGGAACTGATAACATTAAGACCTACGGTGAATCCTTGGCTCAAGTTCTGTGGATGGTCGGCGTAATGCCCGTTGCAGATACTTTTGGTCGCGTCAATCGTGTAGAACCTGTGAGTCTTGAAGAGCTCGGAAGGCCTAGGATCGATGTTGTTGTCAACTGTTCTGGTGTTTTCAGAGATTTGTTCATCAATCAG ATGAACCTTTTGGATCGAGCAGTGAAGATGGTTGCAGAATTGGATGAGCCTGAGGAGCAAAACTTTGTCAGGAAACATGCAATGGAACAAGCTCAAGCCCTAGGTATTGGTGTTCGAGAAGCTGCAACTCGAGTTTTTTCGAATGCGTCTGGATCTTACTCGTCTAACATAAATCTTGCTGTTGAGAATTCTTCATGGAATGATGAGAAGCAACTCCAAGACATGTATTTGAGTAGGAAGTCCTTTGCTTTTGATTGTGATGCTCCTGGAGCTGGCATGATGGAGAAGAGGAAAGTTTTCGAGATGGCTCTGAGCACAGCTGATGCCACATTCCAAAACCTCGACTCGTCCGAGATCTCATTGACCGATGTCAGCCATTACTTTGATTCTGATCCAACTAATTTGGTTCAAGGTTTGAGAAAGGATGGGAAGAAGCCAAATGCCTACATTGCTGATACCACTACGGCAAATGCTCAA GTTCGGACGCTTGCTGAGACGGTGAGACTGGATGCAAGAACTAAGTTATTGAATCCCAAGTGGTATGAGGGAATGATGTCGAGCGGTTATGAGGGTGTCCGAGAAATCGAGAAGAGGCTAACCAACACGGTGGGATGGAGTGCAACTTCTGGGCAAGTCGACAACTGGGTTTACGAAGAAGCAAACACGACATTCATTCAAGATGAGGAGATGCTGAACAGGCTGATGAAAACCAATCCAAACTCTTTCAGGAAATTGGTGCAAACATTTTTGGAGGCGAACGGGCGGGGATATTGGGAAACTTCAGAGGAAAATATCGAAAAACTGCGGCAATTGTACTCTGAGGTTGAAGACAAGATTGAAGGGATCGATCGATGA